The proteins below come from a single Ignavibacteria bacterium genomic window:
- a CDS encoding biopolymer transporter Tol, translating to MGKKFLFLFVLLLSFKGIYGQDAQFGQNKVQYKNYSWYYIQTKHFDIYFSDGGGRLAEFTAKAAEDALVALQNSFRYAINNRITIIVYRSHNDFQETNVTDEYLEEGIGGFTEIFKNRVVLPFDGSYNNFRHVIHHELSHAVINDMFYGGSFQNIISKNINVQVPLWFNEGLAEYESLGWDTNTDMFIRDAIINEYLPDLNGLYGYFAYRGGQSAFYYIAQKYGKEKISEIISKTRGSGDFEEALKSSIGLNYEELNERWKKDLKKTFWPDIAKMDDPDSFAKKLTDQKKDRGGSYNVIPAISPQGDKIAFISNRDIYFDVYIMNAIDGKVIKKLIEGNRSSEFEELNILAPGLTWSPDGKKIILTAKSNGYDVAYLIDVESEDKDVLPIKLDGISSMKWSHDGKHLLYVGQNGAESDLYLYNMDSKQITNLTDDVFTDTDPVWSPDDKTIYFSSDRGQYINPAAITDTFSLFHMNYHQTDLYAMNPATRQIVRLTNLPKSDELSPAVSPDGKHLLFVSNMNGINNIYEMDLSTSSPDSLQFLTADNMRPVTNSLNGIYQLSLSQDGKKLVFSSFYDAGYNIFLMQNPFEPKTTKKVLEPTVYYAGLLHPEKADSISMAVHSPTVSVPVNTMPAKDTTEVKTAQTDSVRAHIFTGKVEVNHDSTSSKDYSRYVFGGKPGLTSDTASGRNPEFNLKNNLDKNGNFFVNRYKVSFSPDVVYANAGYSTLYGLLGTTVLSFSDVLGNHRLIGVTSMQIDLKNSDYGLAYYYLPKRINYGIEAFHTARFVYLDRSSVEDPLRADLFRFRNYGAIVSASYPLNKFYRVDGGLSWLNVSAENLDNQQESPERISYIIPSLSFVHDNTMFGYTAPIDGTRYNLTLFGNPYSGSRNLSFYSFTWDYRHYSRFWFDNAFAFRFSGGYSGGENPQRFFIGGTDNWINRTFSTGEIPLRNASDFAFLTPALPLRGYNYAEKIGTKYSLLNLELRMPLIRYLVTGPVPLLFQNILGAAFVDAGSAWDQTNKLQLLARQDGTIKTKDLLMGTGVGARIFFLYFLVRFDVAWQYNLDHFSAPRYYFSLGADF from the coding sequence ATGGGTAAAAAATTTCTTTTCCTTTTTGTTCTATTGCTCTCCTTTAAGGGTATATACGGCCAGGACGCTCAATTCGGCCAAAACAAAGTGCAGTACAAAAACTACAGCTGGTATTATATCCAGACGAAGCATTTTGATATATACTTTTCTGACGGAGGGGGCAGGCTTGCTGAATTTACGGCCAAAGCTGCCGAAGATGCACTGGTTGCTCTCCAGAACAGTTTCCGCTATGCAATCAATAACCGTATAACCATTATTGTTTACAGGTCGCATAACGACTTCCAGGAGACAAATGTCACTGATGAATACCTTGAAGAAGGCATAGGCGGTTTTACTGAAATATTCAAAAACAGGGTCGTGCTGCCTTTTGACGGATCGTATAACAACTTCAGGCACGTTATTCATCATGAACTTTCGCACGCCGTTATTAACGATATGTTCTACGGCGGATCGTTCCAGAATATAATTTCCAAGAATATAAATGTCCAGGTCCCTCTCTGGTTCAATGAAGGACTGGCAGAGTATGAATCCCTGGGCTGGGATACCAATACCGATATGTTCATCAGGGATGCTATTATAAATGAGTATCTCCCCGACCTCAACGGGCTCTACGGCTACTTCGCCTACAGGGGCGGACAATCCGCATTTTACTACATTGCACAGAAGTACGGCAAGGAAAAAATAAGCGAAATCATTAGCAAAACCAGGGGCTCGGGCGACTTTGAGGAGGCACTTAAATCCTCCATCGGCCTCAACTATGAAGAGCTTAATGAAAGATGGAAAAAAGACCTTAAGAAAACCTTCTGGCCCGATATAGCTAAAATGGATGACCCCGACTCATTTGCCAAAAAACTGACGGACCAGAAAAAAGACAGGGGCGGAAGCTATAACGTCATTCCTGCAATCTCCCCGCAGGGCGATAAGATTGCCTTTATATCAAACCGCGATATATACTTTGACGTTTATATCATGAATGCTATTGACGGCAAAGTTATAAAGAAACTCATCGAGGGCAACCGCTCTAGTGAATTTGAGGAGCTGAATATACTTGCCCCGGGACTTACCTGGTCACCTGACGGGAAGAAGATTATCCTGACGGCTAAGAGCAACGGATATGACGTGGCTTACCTTATCGACGTCGAATCCGAGGACAAGGACGTCCTTCCGATTAAATTAGACGGGATTTCATCCATGAAATGGTCGCATGACGGAAAACACCTCCTTTATGTGGGACAGAACGGCGCTGAAAGTGACCTCTACCTCTATAACATGGATTCAAAGCAGATTACTAACCTTACAGACGATGTCTTCACAGATACCGATCCCGTCTGGTCGCCTGACGACAAAACCATTTATTTTTCTTCGGACAGGGGGCAGTACATAAACCCTGCGGCAATTACCGATACGTTCAGCCTCTTCCATATGAACTATCATCAGACGGATCTTTACGCCATGAACCCTGCCACAAGGCAGATCGTAAGGCTGACAAACCTCCCGAAAAGCGATGAACTGAGCCCTGCTGTATCACCCGACGGAAAACACCTCCTGTTTGTTTCAAATATGAACGGGATAAACAATATTTATGAAATGGACCTCAGCACAAGCTCCCCGGACAGCCTGCAGTTTTTAACAGCAGACAATATGAGGCCTGTTACTAATTCATTAAACGGAATCTATCAGCTTTCTCTTTCACAGGACGGAAAGAAACTTGTTTTCAGCTCTTTCTACGATGCAGGATATAATATTTTCCTTATGCAGAATCCTTTCGAGCCCAAAACAACAAAAAAGGTGCTCGAGCCGACTGTATACTATGCAGGACTCCTACACCCCGAAAAAGCAGACAGCATTTCAATGGCTGTTCATTCACCTACAGTTTCTGTTCCGGTAAATACAATGCCCGCGAAAGATACAACGGAAGTAAAGACCGCGCAGACAGACTCCGTAAGGGCCCATATCTTTACAGGAAAAGTTGAGGTTAACCACGATTCAACCTCGTCCAAGGACTATAGCCGCTACGTATTCGGCGGAAAACCGGGACTGACTTCAGATACAGCAAGCGGCAGAAATCCGGAATTCAACCTTAAAAATAACCTGGATAAAAACGGCAACTTCTTTGTCAACAGATATAAGGTCAGTTTCTCCCCTGATGTTGTCTATGCCAATGCTGGCTACAGTACACTCTACGGTCTGCTGGGCACAACAGTCCTCTCCTTCAGCGATGTACTGGGCAACCACCGCCTTATAGGCGTTACAAGCATGCAGATAGATCTTAAAAACAGCGACTACGGGCTGGCTTATTATTATCTGCCGAAGAGAATTAACTACGGTATTGAAGCTTTCCATACCGCAAGGTTTGTTTATCTCGACAGGTCCAGCGTCGAGGATCCTTTAAGGGCCGACCTGTTCAGATTCAGGAATTACGGTGCAATTGTTTCTGCCAGCTACCCCTTAAATAAGTTTTACAGGGTAGACGGAGGCTTAAGCTGGCTTAACGTATCGGCTGAGAATCTGGACAATCAGCAGGAATCTCCGGAAAGAATATCGTACATTATCCCGTCACTCAGTTTCGTCCACGATAATACGATGTTCGGCTATACCGCTCCAATTGACGGCACAAGATATAACCTGACATTATTTGGAAACCCCTACAGCGGGTCCAGAAACTTAAGCTTCTACTCCTTTACATGGGACTACAGGCATTACAGCCGCTTCTGGTTTGATAACGCCTTTGCATTCAGGTTCTCCGGCGGCTACTCCGGTGGCGAGAACCCGCAGAGGTTCTTTATCGGAGGAACTGACAACTGGATCAACAGAACGTTCTCAACAGGTGAAATCCCGCTTAGGAACGCTTCTGACTTTGCGTTCCTGACGCCGGCTCTTCCTTTAAGAGGCTATAACTACGCTGAAAAGATAGGCACAAAGTACTCACTTTTAAACCTTGAACTCAGAATGCCTCTTATTAGGTACCTGGTTACGGGTCCTGTACCTCTGTTATTCCAGAATATACTGGGAGCCGCTTTCGTAGATGCAGGCAGCGCATGGGATCAGACAAACAAGCTGCAGCTCTTAGCAAGACAGGACGGCACCATTAAAACGAAGGATCTTTTAATGGGAACAGGCGTCGGAGCAAGAATATTCTTCCTCTACTTCCTTGTAAGATTTGACGTTGCATGGCAGTACAACCTTGACCATTTCTCAGCCCCCAGGTATTACTTCTCCCTGGGTGCCGATTTCTAA
- the rnr gene encoding ribonuclease R, whose translation MKKKVLAFFKKNPGRMIKARDLAKQLDISSEHEYASLKAMLHDLEREGLLQRVGKRYRLNTKVEGKLTGTLQITEAGYAFVLMKESGMSDIFVAPQNIGTAFSGDLVQVNLVARKKKGKNLEGEVINVLQRGRQEIVGTLEKTNSFYILKPDEQDIKRDIYIPSEHLHGAKHGDKVVVHEVIWNSTELNPEGKVKEVLGKAGAYDTEIAALAREFNLPYAFPRSVLREAESIKSGVPEEELKKRLDLREEVIFTIDPEDAKDFDDAVSIEPMDNGNYRVGVHIADVSHYVTDGSHIDQAALNRGNSVYFVGKVIPMIPEKLSNGICSLVPFEDRLTYSVIAEVSPTGVVVDYEIKKSVINSKRRFTYDEAQEVIETGEGDFVETLQLLNKLAKTLRKKRMAKGSINFITPEVRFELDEKGVPVNITKKEVKESHMLIEEYMLLANQIVAKHIGGAKKKDPLPFLYRVHDLPDQEKIFEFANFVKSLGYSFDPSSANKTKQFQKLLDSVKGTEEEALINEVAIRSMAKAVYSSQNIGHYGLGFKFYTHFTSPIRRYPDLVVHRLLHFYTENEGKQFYSLDELEEIADHTSATERSAISAERLSVKLKQTEFLQSHVGEDFQGVISGITSFGIFVELTQSLAEGLIRLRDMEDDYYIYDEKKYSLIGRRHHKVYRLGDKITVKLIRVDQEKREIDFLIISDED comes from the coding sequence ATGAAAAAAAAAGTATTAGCATTTTTTAAGAAAAATCCGGGCAGAATGATTAAAGCCCGCGACTTAGCCAAGCAGCTGGACATCAGCTCCGAACATGAGTATGCATCCTTAAAAGCGATGCTTCACGACCTGGAGCGCGAAGGGCTCCTGCAAAGAGTGGGTAAAAGATACCGCCTTAATACTAAAGTGGAAGGCAAGCTTACCGGCACACTCCAGATTACTGAGGCCGGATACGCCTTTGTCCTCATGAAAGAATCGGGAATGAGCGATATCTTCGTGGCCCCGCAGAATATAGGAACAGCCTTCTCAGGCGACCTGGTGCAGGTAAACCTCGTTGCCCGGAAAAAGAAGGGCAAAAACCTGGAAGGCGAGGTTATAAATGTCCTCCAGAGAGGACGCCAGGAGATAGTGGGCACACTTGAAAAAACGAACTCATTTTATATACTGAAGCCTGATGAGCAGGATATAAAAAGGGATATTTACATCCCCTCCGAACACCTCCACGGGGCTAAACATGGCGATAAGGTGGTAGTTCATGAAGTCATCTGGAACAGCACTGAACTGAACCCCGAAGGAAAGGTAAAAGAGGTCCTTGGCAAGGCAGGAGCCTACGATACCGAGATCGCCGCCCTGGCGCGTGAGTTCAACCTCCCCTACGCATTCCCCCGCTCTGTCTTAAGGGAAGCAGAATCTATTAAAAGCGGAGTCCCTGAAGAAGAACTTAAAAAAAGGCTCGACCTGCGTGAAGAAGTTATTTTTACCATTGATCCTGAAGACGCAAAGGATTTTGATGACGCCGTTTCAATTGAACCGATGGATAACGGCAACTACCGCGTCGGAGTCCATATTGCCGACGTAAGCCACTATGTAACTGACGGCTCTCACATAGACCAGGCGGCCTTAAACCGCGGCAACAGCGTTTATTTTGTCGGGAAAGTTATCCCCATGATTCCTGAAAAGCTCTCAAACGGAATCTGCTCGCTTGTGCCCTTTGAAGACAGGCTGACATATTCAGTTATTGCCGAAGTATCCCCTACGGGGGTGGTAGTTGACTACGAGATCAAAAAATCGGTCATAAACAGCAAACGCCGCTTTACTTACGACGAGGCGCAAGAGGTTATTGAAACAGGAGAAGGGGATTTTGTAGAGACACTTCAGCTTCTTAACAAACTGGCCAAAACACTCAGAAAAAAAAGGATGGCCAAGGGAAGCATTAACTTTATTACGCCTGAAGTCCGCTTTGAGCTGGATGAAAAGGGCGTCCCGGTAAATATCACAAAAAAAGAAGTTAAAGAAAGCCATATGCTCATTGAAGAGTATATGCTCCTGGCAAACCAGATTGTGGCAAAGCATATAGGCGGCGCAAAGAAGAAAGACCCCCTCCCCTTCCTATACAGGGTTCACGACCTCCCAGACCAGGAGAAGATATTTGAATTTGCCAATTTCGTAAAGTCTCTGGGATATTCATTTGACCCGTCCTCGGCCAATAAAACCAAACAGTTCCAGAAGCTCTTAGACAGTGTGAAAGGAACTGAAGAAGAGGCACTCATAAATGAAGTAGCCATACGCTCTATGGCCAAGGCAGTATATTCATCTCAGAATATAGGCCATTACGGACTGGGATTTAAGTTCTACACACATTTCACCTCACCAATCAGGCGCTATCCCGACCTGGTTGTACACAGGCTCCTTCACTTTTATACTGAAAATGAAGGAAAACAGTTTTACAGTTTAGATGAACTTGAGGAGATTGCAGATCACACCTCTGCCACCGAAAGAAGCGCCATTAGCGCCGAAAGGCTCTCCGTCAAGCTCAAACAGACCGAGTTCCTGCAAAGCCACGTAGGCGAGGACTTCCAAGGCGTCATCTCCGGAATCACCAGTTTCGGCATTTTCGTCGAACTCACACAGAGCCTGGCCGAAGGACTAATCAGACTCCGTGACATGGAGGACGATTATTATATTTACGATGAGAAAAAATATTCGTTAATTGGTAGAAGACACCATAAGGTTTACAGGCTCGGGGATAAGATAACTGTAAAACTAATCCGTGTGGATCAGGAAAAAAGAGAAATCGATTTCTTAATTATAAGTGATGAAGACTGA
- the rfaE2 gene encoding D-glycero-beta-D-manno-heptose 1-phosphate adenylyltransferase codes for MEMVSVRRKLKDEGKKVVFTNGCFDILHAGHVDYLSKAKALGDILIVGMNSDSSIRNIKGELRPIISEAERAFLVANLKAVDYVTLFDENTPGELIHELIPDILVKGADWSVENIVGRDTVEENGGEVRTIKFVSQQSTSKIINTILERYSK; via the coding sequence ATGGAGATGGTTTCCGTCCGCAGGAAACTCAAAGACGAGGGGAAAAAGGTGGTCTTTACAAACGGCTGCTTCGATATTCTTCATGCCGGACATGTGGACTACCTATCAAAAGCCAAGGCGCTTGGCGACATTTTAATCGTTGGGATGAACAGCGACTCCTCGATAAGAAATATCAAGGGAGAGCTTAGACCCATAATATCTGAGGCAGAGAGGGCTTTTCTGGTTGCTAACCTTAAAGCTGTGGATTATGTGACACTCTTCGATGAGAATACGCCGGGAGAACTTATTCATGAACTCATACCCGACATACTTGTAAAAGGGGCCGACTGGAGCGTTGAGAACATCGTCGGCCGCGATACGGTGGAAGAAAATGGCGGAGAAGTCAGAACAATAAAGTTCGTCAGCCAGCAGTCAACTTCCAAAATTATAAACACTATTTTAGAGCGTTATAGTAAGTAA
- the rfaE1 gene encoding D-glycero-beta-D-manno-heptose-7-phosphate kinase, producing the protein MVKFSKERLEELKKNFEGKRIAVIGDMMLDCYFWGDVKRISPEAPVPVIEIDNEFYRFGGAANVALNILKLGGIPLPVGIIGYDNHGSIFTSLMEEAGIEAKGIIIDDTRPTTAKTRVIAQNQHIVRIDHECKDYIGKETEDRILKFVTDNIKDIDGIILQDYNKGVLTPVIIEEIINLSNKNNVIVNVDPKFNNFFNYKNVTVFKPNRKETEDAFGIRIRTEEDIHNAGNMLLDRLGSKYALLTLGEQGIAIFENGQNERRIPTKARKVADVSGAGDTVVSTLTVALTAGADICEASYLANYAGGLVCEEVGIVPIEADKLFEEVEKDSLSS; encoded by the coding sequence ATGGTGAAGTTTTCTAAAGAAAGACTTGAGGAATTAAAGAAGAATTTTGAGGGCAAAAGGATTGCAGTTATTGGTGATATGATGCTGGACTGTTACTTCTGGGGCGACGTAAAAAGAATATCCCCGGAAGCACCGGTACCCGTAATTGAAATTGACAACGAATTCTACCGCTTCGGAGGAGCAGCTAACGTTGCCCTCAATATACTGAAGCTCGGCGGCATCCCCCTGCCCGTTGGAATAATCGGATACGACAACCACGGCTCCATATTCACTTCCCTTATGGAAGAGGCAGGCATTGAGGCTAAAGGAATAATAATCGACGACACCAGGCCCACTACGGCTAAAACAAGAGTAATTGCACAGAACCAGCATATAGTTAGAATTGACCATGAATGCAAGGACTATATTGGAAAGGAAACAGAAGACAGAATACTTAAATTCGTCACAGACAACATAAAAGACATAGACGGCATCATTCTTCAGGACTACAACAAGGGGGTCCTTACACCCGTGATCATTGAAGAAATTATAAACTTATCCAATAAGAATAATGTTATAGTTAATGTTGACCCTAAGTTTAACAATTTCTTCAATTATAAGAATGTTACGGTATTTAAGCCGAACAGAAAAGAAACTGAGGATGCTTTCGGCATTAGGATCAGAACAGAGGAAGATATACATAATGCCGGCAATATGCTTCTCGACAGGCTCGGCTCTAAATACGCCCTTTTGACTCTTGGCGAACAGGGTATTGCAATTTTTGAAAATGGGCAGAACGAAAGAAGAATTCCAACAAAGGCCAGGAAAGTAGCCGACGTTTCCGGAGCCGGCGACACGGTTGTCTCCACGCTTACGGTTGCCCTTACGGCAGGAGCCGATATATGCGAAGCCTCCTATCTTGCAAATTACGCTGGAGGACTGGTCTGCGAGGAAGTTGGTATTGTGCCTATCGAGGCAGACAAGCTTTTTGAAGAGGTGGAAAAAGACTCCCTTAGCAGCTAA
- a CDS encoding glycoside hydrolase family 16 protein: protein MKLIKNFLPGCLSPAAALLIALCLPASGHLKAAEGAANTRDTLFFDNFSGDNLDRSKWNVIVTGWTVNNEQQAYVDSASALYIAHGDKAEGSPDGALVIEANYRPGFTTKEGKKFSFTSGRIDTKRKFDFSYGTASARMKLPDGTGLWPAFWLLGTGRWPDTGEIDIMENVGEKDWTSVALHGPGYSGETPLVNKAYFTDSDVSKWHVYSVDWKPEGFVFYVDGVIVYRATRPMIENYGRWAYDNPKYIILNLALGGAYPVKTNGVKAPYPGIPEPTVNLIKSGNARVLVDWVLITQDK from the coding sequence ATGAAATTGATTAAAAACTTCCTTCCGGGCTGTCTTAGCCCCGCTGCTGCATTGCTTATTGCTTTATGTCTTCCGGCTTCAGGTCATCTTAAAGCCGCAGAGGGTGCCGCCAATACACGCGACACCCTTTTCTTTGACAACTTTTCCGGAGATAACCTGGACCGCTCCAAGTGGAACGTTATTGTTACGGGCTGGACCGTAAACAACGAACAGCAGGCATACGTCGATTCCGCCTCGGCACTTTACATTGCACACGGAGATAAAGCCGAAGGCTCGCCTGACGGGGCACTTGTAATTGAGGCGAACTACCGGCCAGGCTTTACAACCAAAGAGGGGAAGAAATTCAGTTTCACCTCGGGCCGCATCGATACAAAGAGGAAATTTGATTTCAGCTACGGTACAGCTTCAGCACGCATGAAGCTTCCTGATGGAACAGGGCTCTGGCCCGCCTTCTGGCTCTTGGGCACAGGGCGCTGGCCTGACACGGGTGAAATCGATATAATGGAAAACGTCGGGGAAAAGGACTGGACCAGCGTGGCACTCCACGGCCCTGGATATTCAGGCGAGACACCGCTGGTAAATAAGGCTTACTTTACAGACAGCGATGTCTCAAAGTGGCACGTGTACTCAGTTGACTGGAAGCCTGAGGGTTTTGTTTTCTACGTGGACGGAGTTATTGTCTACAGGGCCACAAGGCCGATGATTGAAAACTACGGCAGGTGGGCTTACGACAACCCAAAGTACATCATTCTTAACCTTGCTCTTGGAGGCGCCTATCCGGTTAAAACAAACGGCGTTAAAGCCCCATATCCCGGAATTCCTGAACCCACGGTTAACCTTATTAAAAGCGGCAATGCAAGGGTCCTTGTCGACTGGGTTTTAATTACGCAGGATAAGTAA
- the panB gene encoding 3-methyl-2-oxobutanoate hydroxymethyltransferase produces MSTHTDFRKITTQTLYLSKQKGIKIAALTAYDFITAKLLDQAGVDLILVGDSLSNVFQGNETTLPVTMDEMIYHTKAVSKGVDRAMVVVDLPFMSYQANVEEGFRNAGRIMKETPAGGVKLEGGERVAQTVRKITEAGIPVMGHIGLTPQSIHQFGSYKARGKEEDEARQLLKDAKILEEAGAFSIVLEKIPADLAKQITGSISIPTIGIGAGVHCDGQILVTPDMLGLNVDFHPRFVRNYAKLAEDMVEAVKNYVKDVKEKGFPSESESY; encoded by the coding sequence ATGAGTACACATACGGATTTCAGAAAAATCACCACACAGACACTCTACCTTTCCAAGCAGAAAGGGATTAAAATTGCTGCCCTGACGGCCTACGACTTTATTACGGCCAAGCTTTTGGACCAGGCAGGCGTTGATCTTATTCTTGTTGGTGATTCCTTAAGTAACGTGTTCCAGGGAAACGAGACAACTCTTCCTGTGACTATGGATGAAATGATCTATCACACCAAGGCTGTCAGCAAGGGTGTCGACAGGGCCATGGTTGTCGTTGACCTCCCGTTTATGTCCTACCAGGCAAATGTGGAGGAAGGTTTCAGGAATGCAGGCCGCATAATGAAGGAAACACCCGCCGGGGGCGTTAAGCTCGAAGGCGGTGAAAGAGTTGCCCAAACGGTCAGAAAAATTACAGAGGCAGGAATCCCTGTCATGGGCCATATCGGCCTGACCCCGCAGAGCATTCACCAGTTCGGAAGCTACAAGGCACGAGGAAAGGAAGAAGATGAGGCACGTCAGCTCCTCAAGGACGCAAAAATCCTTGAAGAGGCAGGCGCATTCTCTATTGTCCTTGAAAAGATTCCGGCCGACCTGGCAAAACAGATTACCGGAAGCATTTCAATTCCTACTATCGGCATCGGCGCCGGGGTCCACTGCGACGGGCAGATACTCGTTACGCCCGACATGCTGGGCTTAAATGTGGACTTCCACCCCCGCTTCGTAAGAAATTACGCTAAGCTGGCAGAGGATATGGTGGAAGCTGTTAAAAATTATGTGAAAGATGTTAAAGAAAAAGGGTTTCCTTCTGAAAGCGAAAGCTACTAG
- the lpxA gene encoding acyl-ACP--UDP-N-acetylglucosamine O-acyltransferase, with protein sequence MNNIHPTAIVSKKAKLGEDITVGPGAIIHDDVEIGSGCQIGPYAVLYDGARIGSRVKIHQSASIANVPQDLKFGGEPTLFYVGDDTTIHEFVTLHRGTLETGFSRVGSNCLLMAYSHVAHDTVVGNNCILANGVQLAGHVELEDWVIIGGLTPVHQFCRIGQHAMIGGGFRAVQDVPPFVLAGNEPLRYSGLNVIGLRRRGFSNGDITALKQAYNIIYNSGLTLSEAKLKVREELCDNPFAIKVVEFFDKCGNRGFIRR encoded by the coding sequence ATGAATAATATACACCCTACTGCCATTGTCAGTAAAAAGGCAAAGCTTGGCGAAGACATTACAGTTGGCCCAGGCGCAATAATCCACGACGACGTGGAAATCGGCAGCGGATGCCAGATAGGCCCTTACGCAGTCCTCTACGACGGGGCCAGAATAGGCAGCCGCGTCAAAATCCACCAGTCGGCTTCAATTGCAAATGTACCGCAGGACCTGAAATTCGGCGGAGAACCTACACTTTTTTATGTGGGTGACGACACAACAATTCATGAGTTCGTTACACTGCACAGGGGAACACTTGAAACCGGATTCTCCAGAGTCGGCAGTAACTGCCTTTTAATGGCATATTCCCACGTCGCACACGACACCGTTGTCGGCAACAACTGCATTCTTGCAAACGGAGTACAGCTTGCCGGACACGTTGAACTGGAAGACTGGGTCATAATTGGCGGCCTTACACCGGTGCACCAGTTCTGCCGCATCGGGCAGCATGCCATGATCGGAGGAGGCTTCCGTGCCGTTCAGGACGTGCCGCCTTTCGTTCTAGCAGGAAACGAACCTTTGAGGTATTCGGGTCTTAACGTCATCGGCCTCAGGCGCAGGGGCTTCAGCAATGGAGACATTACTGCGCTTAAGCAGGCATACAACATTATTTACAACTCAGGGCTCACTCTTTCAGAGGCAAAACTGAAAGTAAGAGAAGAACTCTGCGATAATCCTTTTGCAATAAAGGTAGTTGAATTCTTCGACAAGTGCGGCAACAGGGGCTTCATACGCAGATGA
- a CDS encoding bifunctional UDP-3-O-[3-hydroxymyristoyl] N-acetylglucosamine deacetylase/3-hydroxyacyl-ACP dehydratase → MLEKQRTISKAVSMSGTGLHTGTSCTMTFKPAPENCGIKFVRVDLGGNPEIPAIAENVVDISRGTTIGIGEAKVHTVEHVLASIAGLQIDNIIIELDGMEPPIGDGSALPYVKILLEAGFQQQEAPKDYLIIDETVQYHNEEGQNDIVALPLDNFRVTVMVDYQNPALGSQHSGLFDLEKEFVDEFAPARTFSFLSEIEMLADRGLIKGGNLDNAVVIVDKQVSEGELEELTKKIGLEGKITLGNTGFLNDKTLRFKNEPVRHKLLDMLGDLALIGAPIKAQILAARPGHKANVEFAKQVRKLYQQKKLVKKYQFVKTEGVIFDADAIQRILPHRYPFLLVDKITHLEFDKKVVGVKSVTQNEPFFPGHFPGRPIMPGVLIVEAMAQTGGILLLNAFLDPSEKLVLFMQMNNVKFRKTVIPGDQLVMEVELINRKSKTAVLAGKAYVNNVLVTEAEFMAAIVDKNDNKGK, encoded by the coding sequence ATGTTAGAAAAACAAAGGACAATCAGCAAGGCCGTCTCCATGTCAGGCACGGGGCTGCATACGGGCACCTCATGCACAATGACATTTAAGCCGGCACCTGAGAACTGCGGAATTAAATTCGTCAGAGTAGACTTGGGCGGCAATCCTGAGATACCGGCCATTGCTGAGAATGTCGTTGATATATCAAGAGGAACAACAATTGGAATTGGTGAGGCTAAGGTACACACAGTTGAACACGTACTGGCTTCAATAGCAGGACTTCAGATTGACAATATTATAATAGAACTTGACGGCATGGAGCCTCCAATCGGCGACGGAAGTGCCCTCCCCTACGTTAAAATCCTCCTGGAGGCAGGCTTCCAGCAGCAGGAAGCACCAAAAGACTACCTGATCATTGATGAGACGGTTCAGTACCACAACGAAGAAGGCCAGAACGATATTGTCGCCCTTCCGCTGGACAACTTCAGGGTAACGGTTATGGTCGACTACCAGAACCCGGCCCTTGGAAGCCAGCACTCGGGGCTTTTCGACCTTGAAAAGGAATTTGTTGATGAATTTGCTCCTGCCCGTACATTCAGCTTCTTAAGCGAAATCGAAATGCTGGCCGACCGCGGTCTCATTAAAGGCGGCAACCTCGATAACGCAGTTGTAATCGTCGACAAACAGGTCTCAGAAGGAGAGCTCGAAGAACTGACAAAGAAAATCGGCCTCGAAGGAAAAATTACTCTTGGCAATACAGGATTCTTAAACGACAAGACACTGCGCTTCAAAAATGAACCCGTGCGCCATAAGCTCCTGGATATGCTCGGCGACCTGGCCTTAATAGGCGCCCCGATTAAGGCACAGATACTTGCTGCCCGCCCGGGCCACAAGGCTAACGTCGAATTTGCAAAGCAGGTAAGAAAACTCTACCAGCAGAAGAAACTCGTTAAAAAGTACCAGTTCGTCAAGACCGAGGGGGTCATTTTTGACGCAGACGCCATACAGAGGATTCTGCCTCACCGCTACCCTTTCCTCCTTGTAGATAAAATAACTCACCTTGAGTTCGACAAAAAAGTGGTAGGCGTAAAATCAGTCACACAAAATGAGCCTTTCTTCCCCGGCCACTTCCCCGGAAGACCTATCATGCCGGGCGTACTTATTGTAGAGGCTATGGCTCAGACAGGCGGAATACTCCTTTTGAATGCTTTCCTGGACCCTTCGGAAAAGCTCGTATTGTTCATGCAGATGAACAACGTAAAGTTCAGAAAAACCGTCATCCCAGGCGATCAGCTCGTAATGGAAGTTGAGCTTATAAACAGAAAGAGCAAAACTGCCGTTTTAGCCGGAAAGGCGTACGTCAATAATGTACTTGTAACTGAAGCCGAATTTATGGCTGCAATTGTCGACAAAAACGATAACAAAGGAAAATAA